In Sphingobacterium sp. lm-10, one DNA window encodes the following:
- a CDS encoding fimbrillin family protein, whose amino-acid sequence MMSNSVQRHGIIVYAFLAVIISSLIFSCKEDLNSISGESTSISVDIIGITEEIEAGQGLGLGILPRAASKILEAQVPISPNNVINFSDLSDVQATIISEQTGIDDRSSINEFDRNPTMSMLASTQARASTLMTQGRTYRLLLYYKRNGQFAMSVLANAGTTTNIEVVLNEEYLWYAYSYNDTQDIPQPANTQNPSIQTPIERDLLYAAGEFRTVPGNTTLPITFKHELARVTVRVNAEPIYAQIVDLNAIFTDETLRQARFDLRAGTKSGITPIATGPLTFSNVTTGSDAVKIATYYTADPSNLSNVQVRFNALSVRYPNGRVEQLVVSGSPLTHTVGNFTRPRVGMSLNGSVNLLRVISGKRILHVSTDIIFGYSAGDLNRASYRMLYEPRNFGNQTNSIFRMQPFVRTRVSSIAASDRLLVHLRATPRPDIVIIALFYPLNTDEITELANYVRAGGVLILMIDSAPDVAQSNQRRNVLRNIFNTAAIDWTRVNGSGAVYQLPNINDRILNGPFGDIRNLFRGEDANSTTSLTGVPTGNITIYTGGNAINYSNQSNPGITMFKHNTLNLFFVGDGGMLANSSSSGSITDYFAQPFATVPAGGSPYENFPVRKESYGGPGNGRAAGSMPVYNSVLFANLMVWAAERAEYYGINTN is encoded by the coding sequence ATGATGTCAAATTCTGTTCAAAGACATGGGATTATAGTTTATGCCTTCTTGGCAGTTATCATTTCTAGTCTAATCTTTTCTTGCAAAGAAGATTTGAACAGCATTAGTGGGGAATCAACGTCTATTTCTGTAGATATCATTGGCATTACAGAAGAAATAGAGGCCGGGCAGGGTTTAGGTCTTGGAATATTACCACGCGCTGCTTCAAAAATACTTGAAGCACAGGTACCCATTTCTCCAAATAACGTTATTAATTTTTCGGATCTATCAGATGTTCAGGCGACTATTATATCTGAGCAAACAGGTATCGACGACAGATCTTCTATTAACGAATTTGATAGGAATCCCACGATGTCGATGCTAGCAAGTACACAAGCAAGAGCTTCAACTTTAATGACGCAAGGTAGAACATACAGATTACTACTTTATTATAAGAGGAATGGTCAGTTTGCCATGTCTGTCTTAGCAAACGCTGGTACTACCACTAACATTGAAGTTGTACTCAATGAAGAGTACCTCTGGTATGCTTACTCCTATAATGATACCCAGGATATCCCACAGCCAGCAAATACTCAAAACCCAAGCATACAGACTCCGATAGAGAGGGATCTTTTATACGCTGCCGGCGAATTTAGAACTGTTCCGGGAAATACAACGTTGCCTATCACGTTCAAACACGAGTTGGCAAGAGTTACCGTTCGGGTAAATGCCGAGCCGATATATGCTCAAATCGTGGATTTGAACGCTATTTTTACAGATGAAACGCTAAGACAGGCAAGATTTGATTTGCGTGCTGGTACTAAATCGGGTATTACCCCCATCGCCACAGGCCCGCTTACTTTTAGCAATGTAACGACAGGTTCTGACGCGGTTAAGATAGCGACGTACTACACTGCCGACCCCTCCAACCTGAGCAATGTCCAGGTTAGATTCAATGCCCTGTCGGTTCGCTATCCTAATGGTCGAGTGGAGCAATTAGTGGTCAGTGGGTCACCTCTTACGCACACGGTTGGTAACTTTACACGACCTAGGGTCGGGATGTCACTAAATGGTAGTGTTAACCTACTTCGTGTAATTTCTGGTAAAAGAATTTTACATGTAAGCACTGATATCATTTTCGGTTATTCTGCTGGAGACCTCAATAGGGCATCTTACCGTATGTTATATGAGCCGCGTAATTTTGGAAATCAGACCAATAGTATATTCAGAATGCAGCCCTTTGTACGAACTCGCGTCTCTAGTATCGCCGCTTCCGATAGACTGCTGGTTCATCTTAGAGCGACACCTAGGCCGGATATAGTTATCATTGCGTTATTTTATCCTTTGAACACAGATGAAATCACGGAGTTAGCTAATTATGTGAGAGCAGGTGGAGTCTTGATTCTGATGATTGATAGTGCCCCAGATGTTGCGCAAAGCAATCAGCGGAGGAATGTTCTACGTAATATATTTAATACCGCAGCAATAGATTGGACTCGAGTTAATGGCTCCGGCGCGGTTTATCAGCTTCCCAACATAAATGATAGAATTCTAAATGGTCCATTTGGCGATATCAGAAATCTGTTTCGAGGCGAAGATGCGAATTCAACCACCTCACTTACCGGAGTTCCTACCGGTAATATTACGATATATACTGGAGGAAATGCCATAAACTATAGCAATCAAAGCAACCCCGGTATCACGATGTTCAAGCACAATACGCTTAATTTGTTTTTCGTAGGCGATGGTGGGATGTTGGCTAACAGCAGTTCAAGCGGATCAATCACTGATTATTTTGCCCAACCTTTTGCTACTGTACCTGCAGGCGGAAGTCCGTACGAAAACTTCCCGGTTCGCAAAGAGAGTTACGGCGGACCTGGAAATGGCAGGGCTGCAGGAAGCATGCCTGTTTATAATTCTGTTCTATTTGCCAATTTAATGGTTTGGGCTGCCGAAAGAGCAGAATACTATGGAATTAATACTAACTAA
- a CDS encoding MAC/perforin domain-containing protein encodes MKLKLIGTFLLLATMVGCSVSELENLNDQDQIDQEIKKRKSTISRSVMAASDHGPTNLIGHGYDATGLYANRVSAKLAVIDVPKFIANNNERFIDDVGVNDDFRYIIADNAESYSDSLSININSGFGVKKMFRTEINASFGGSSAYHGSYSLASANKRIFMRTLRLATAVEDLRNNYLSREFLEDLEKYSPQDLVEFYGTHVLTHIHLGAKFCLGYKTETNTENKHQSVAAGLALNGLQKVWNVKVDFAYNHSAANSNSKQQINYRSIGGDGSKGLVGEMILDGKTPQKINIDNWQSTVNLKNAVLIEYGKNGMVPIYEFISNPTKREYMKIYLEWYLNKNSTKITLNKIPVYRYYWTWAQDHIYDPRPNLRDYDSNLQKEHIPFYVYNYQAPNSVPVYKYYIKSYKSHVYYTDPNLQRRNSDLSNQGIIFYVPKATVPGAVPIYKHFHASMHDHTFERNNYFIGWENQGIVFYAFPKPQ; translated from the coding sequence ATGAAATTAAAATTAATTGGAACTTTCTTACTATTGGCTACAATGGTAGGTTGTTCAGTATCCGAACTTGAAAATTTAAATGATCAAGACCAGATTGATCAAGAAATTAAAAAAAGGAAATCAACAATCAGCAGAAGCGTAATGGCAGCTTCGGATCATGGCCCCACTAATTTAATTGGTCATGGTTATGACGCGACTGGTTTATATGCTAACAGAGTCTCTGCAAAGTTAGCAGTTATTGATGTGCCCAAGTTTATCGCCAACAATAATGAAAGATTTATAGATGATGTTGGTGTGAATGACGATTTTAGATATATAATAGCGGATAATGCGGAAAGCTATTCTGATTCTCTATCGATAAACATTAATAGCGGTTTTGGAGTGAAAAAAATGTTCCGTACTGAAATAAATGCCTCATTCGGTGGAAGTTCTGCTTATCATGGAAGTTATTCATTAGCAAGTGCTAACAAACGAATTTTTATGAGGACATTGAGATTGGCAACGGCAGTCGAGGATCTGAGAAATAACTATCTGAGTCGCGAATTTCTGGAAGATTTAGAAAAGTACTCTCCTCAAGATCTTGTGGAATTTTACGGAACCCACGTTTTAACTCATATTCATTTGGGGGCAAAATTTTGTTTGGGTTATAAAACAGAGACCAATACAGAAAATAAACATCAGTCAGTAGCGGCGGGGCTAGCACTAAATGGGTTACAAAAAGTATGGAATGTAAAAGTAGATTTTGCTTACAATCATTCTGCAGCTAATTCCAATTCTAAACAGCAGATTAACTATAGATCAATTGGTGGAGACGGTAGCAAAGGATTGGTGGGAGAGATGATTTTAGATGGCAAAACGCCTCAAAAGATTAATATCGACAACTGGCAATCTACCGTAAACTTAAAAAATGCGGTATTGATTGAATATGGAAAAAATGGAATGGTACCGATTTATGAGTTTATTTCAAATCCTACAAAAAGGGAGTATATGAAAATCTATTTGGAATGGTATCTAAATAAGAATTCGACAAAGATTACACTTAATAAGATTCCTGTATACAGATATTATTGGACTTGGGCTCAAGATCATATTTATGACCCTCGCCCAAACTTAAGAGATTATGACTCAAATCTACAAAAGGAACATATTCCATTCTATGTGTATAACTATCAAGCACCCAATAGTGTTCCCGTTTATAAATATTACATAAAGTCTTATAAATCACATGTGTACTACACCGACCCTAATTTGCAGCGTCGAAATTCAGACCTTTCAAATCAGGGTATAATATTTTACGTTCCGAAAGCTACTGTACCTGGGGCAGTTCCTATTTATAAGCATTTTCATGCCTCTATGCACGATCATACATTTGAAAGGAATAATTATTTTATAGGATGGGAGAATCAAGGCATTGTATTTTATGCTTTTCCCAAGCCGCAGTAG
- a CDS encoding cation diffusion facilitator family transporter translates to MSREKRLILLSLFTGVGLMLVKFMAYFITESNAIFSDAAESIVNVVASSFAFYSIYLSARPKDENHPYGHGKVEFFSIFVEGGLIFIAGSIILVKAFYALIVPSPITNIMEGLWLILATAIVNFGVGEYLKRRGATLRSMTIEADGKHLQIDAISSIGLIAGLYLMKVTQMAWIDTALSAGLGSYILWSGYKMLRKSISGLMDESDVEVMQEVVDVLGTTRKEDWIDVHNMRIQRYGRELHVDCHLTMPKYYTLTKVHDVISDFEHTLNKGLDMPTELFIHADPCMPQCCHYCNVKDCPIRAEEYSKHIDWTSVNLPKNMKHFREC, encoded by the coding sequence ATGTCAAGAGAGAAAAGACTTATTTTGCTGTCTTTGTTCACAGGTGTCGGATTGATGCTGGTGAAGTTTATGGCGTATTTTATCACAGAATCCAATGCGATATTTTCGGATGCCGCCGAGAGTATTGTCAACGTGGTCGCCTCTTCCTTTGCGTTCTATAGTATCTATCTGTCCGCTCGGCCAAAGGATGAAAATCATCCCTATGGGCATGGTAAGGTAGAATTCTTTTCAATCTTTGTAGAGGGAGGATTGATTTTTATCGCGGGTTCTATTATCTTGGTCAAAGCGTTCTATGCCCTGATCGTACCTTCTCCAATCACCAATATTATGGAGGGGTTGTGGCTAATTCTTGCTACTGCGATCGTAAATTTCGGTGTTGGAGAATATTTGAAAAGGAGGGGAGCTACTCTTCGCTCGATGACCATCGAAGCGGATGGGAAACATTTGCAGATTGATGCGATCAGCTCTATCGGATTGATCGCCGGGCTTTACCTGATGAAGGTCACACAAATGGCTTGGATCGATACGGCGCTTTCTGCAGGGTTGGGTAGCTATATATTGTGGAGTGGATACAAGATGTTGCGAAAGTCCATAAGCGGTCTCATGGATGAATCTGATGTCGAGGTGATGCAGGAGGTGGTAGATGTGTTGGGGACAACTCGTAAAGAGGATTGGATTGATGTACACAATATGCGCATTCAGCGTTATGGCAGAGAGCTGCATGTAGACTGTCATCTCACCATGCCGAAATATTACACACTAACAAAAGTACACGACGTAATCTCTGATTTTGAACATACTTTAAATAAAGGCTTGGATATGCCGACCGAGCTTTTTATTCACGCTGATCCCTGTATGCCGCAATGCTGTCATTATTGTAATGTCAAGGATTGTCCTATTCGCGCCGAGGAGTATAGCAAGCATATCGATTGGACATCCGTTAATCTCCCGAAGAATATGAAACATTTTAGGGAGTGTTAA
- a CDS encoding GH25 family lysozyme: MAAPRRSRKQVVVSTKKERLPYLLWSIFIPLILIMITGLWHYRAGIIYYTQTFFSNDKPDQPGNKRYDARNIFLMSQHKDYTFGMDVSHYQGHIVWDSIRTINDQFPLDFVFIRATMGESGKDREFKNNWVGASQKSKIKGAYHYYRPNENSLKQAKNFIRQVKLQPGDLPPVLDIEELPRNQSLQNLQKGLKRWLITVEQHYKIKPIVYSGDSYYTDFLEREFSDYVLWIANYNFWVESPKDHWDFWQFSEKGSVNGIAYPVDLNMYKGNIEELEKLCLPF, from the coding sequence ATGGCAGCACCTCGGAGAAGCAGAAAACAGGTAGTCGTTTCGACTAAGAAAGAACGTTTGCCGTACCTTCTTTGGAGTATTTTTATCCCGTTGATCTTAATAATGATAACTGGCCTATGGCATTATCGAGCAGGCATTATATATTATACACAGACATTTTTTAGTAATGATAAGCCCGATCAACCTGGTAATAAGAGGTACGATGCTAGGAATATTTTTCTAATGTCCCAGCATAAAGATTATACGTTTGGAATGGATGTTAGTCATTATCAGGGGCATATTGTTTGGGATAGTATACGTACGATCAATGATCAATTTCCACTAGATTTCGTTTTTATTCGAGCCACTATGGGAGAGTCGGGCAAAGACCGGGAATTCAAAAATAACTGGGTAGGGGCTAGTCAAAAATCAAAAATAAAGGGCGCCTACCACTATTATCGGCCCAATGAGAATTCGCTAAAGCAAGCAAAGAACTTTATTAGGCAAGTGAAGTTGCAACCGGGCGATCTTCCGCCGGTACTCGATATTGAAGAGTTGCCACGTAATCAATCACTTCAAAATCTTCAAAAGGGTTTAAAACGATGGTTGATCACGGTGGAGCAACACTATAAGATCAAACCGATCGTTTATTCTGGTGATAGCTATTATACAGACTTTTTAGAAAGAGAATTTTCTGATTATGTATTATGGATTGCTAATTACAATTTTTGGGTCGAATCGCCCAAAGATCATTGGGATTTTTGGCAATTTTCAGAAAAAGGCAGCGTCAACGGGATCGCATATCCTGTCGACTTAAACATGTACAAAGGCAATATAGAAGAGTTGGAAAAGCTGTGCCTGCCGTTCTGA
- a CDS encoding metallophosphoesterase has protein sequence MKSTLGTALSAGLATVPLVNGMAGTPEDMEGTAVDGRVVAKGEYDVHFVAIGDWGRNGADHQRQVAVQMGKWTTAHPNDFIISTGDNFYPSGVVSEHDPLWRYSFEDIYSDFSLQWDWYPILGNHDYKSDPDAQVRYSKISRRWKMPARYYSKEFRLKDGKTALLAFIDTNPMIPEFYSNKEYGPHVEGQYPERQLDWLDELLSTSTATWKIVVGHHPIYTAGPRTENYDTKAVRKVLQPILEKHHIPVYLSGHEHSLQDVQEGGTCFRQLISGGGSEVTPVKPDLDFVNYAASAYGFMYFSLNQEKMQVQCIDHQGKVLYTTEINNT, from the coding sequence ATGAAAAGTACACTAGGCACGGCGCTCAGCGCCGGACTAGCTACGGTACCGCTAGTGAATGGTATGGCAGGAACTCCAGAAGACATGGAAGGTACGGCTGTAGACGGACGTGTGGTAGCCAAGGGCGAATACGATGTGCATTTTGTCGCTATTGGTGATTGGGGGCGTAACGGTGCAGACCACCAACGGCAGGTAGCGGTGCAGATGGGAAAGTGGACGACAGCACATCCGAATGACTTCATCATATCCACGGGCGATAATTTTTACCCATCTGGCGTGGTCAGTGAGCACGATCCCTTATGGCGTTATTCCTTCGAAGATATTTATTCGGATTTTTCGTTGCAGTGGGATTGGTATCCCATTTTGGGAAACCATGATTACAAGTCAGATCCTGATGCACAAGTGCGATACAGCAAGATTAGCCGAAGATGGAAGATGCCTGCGCGTTATTATAGCAAAGAGTTTCGTTTGAAGGATGGTAAAACAGCCTTATTGGCATTTATAGATACCAATCCTATGATCCCGGAGTTTTACAGCAACAAAGAGTATGGTCCGCATGTGGAAGGGCAATATCCTGAACGGCAATTGGACTGGCTGGATGAGCTCCTTAGCACGTCGACGGCGACTTGGAAAATCGTGGTGGGGCATCATCCAATCTATACAGCTGGTCCTCGTACAGAAAACTATGATACCAAGGCGGTGCGCAAGGTGTTGCAACCTATTCTGGAAAAACATCATATTCCTGTCTATTTATCTGGTCACGAGCATTCGCTACAGGATGTCCAAGAGGGAGGAACCTGCTTTCGCCAGTTGATCTCTGGTGGCGGCTCTGAAGTGACGCCCGTGAAGCCGGATTTGGATTTTGTAAATTATGCAGCATCTGCCTATGGCTTTATGTATTTCAGCCTCAACCAAGAAAAGATGCAAGTACAATGCATTGACCATCAAGGAAAGGTGTTGTATACAACAGAAATAAATAATACGTGA
- a CDS encoding RagB/SusD family nutrient uptake outer membrane protein, giving the protein MKLSFYTSIISSALGTALLLASCTDLDVDIKSQYTEFPTTERAAEAISADVYAAYRSALGNNHWMVQTISSDEAVSLAIGTDYYDGGRFRELHVHNWTADNALLPGIWNGAMSGINLANNVLAIFNDDEGESAAPMRAMRAYFYFILMDNFGAAPLIVSKVDQIPERTSRAEICQFIESELLAVRERLPVAVSAATYGKATRHMADALLAKLYLNWSVYTAGDVATYTPAMTNEKLNEVVAFCDEIIQSGQFNLSSHRFLEKFRPDNGPQIRDFIFAMPYDREKQQGMTYARFWIHRSSQNQFAPLPQSVGGTLRVLPTFLEKFNLPGDERNASYMGGLQYYWSDYAPDLSRPFLIRTSKRGIDQDYTGADADAVFNWHMETTKEIKLRPDGGPTLNAGNDQKGRSMGYRSVKFYMDVNVTAANQRSQSNDVPIFRYADVLLMKAEAILRGAAPTQGQTAQSLINEIRTYVKAPNLTQQPTLTDLLDERAREFADESWRRNDLIRFGVFEQDWGFKSLYTAGYSENFRRIFPIPRPVMEVNTNWTQNNGY; this is encoded by the coding sequence ATGAAATTATCTTTCTATACTTCTATTATATCCAGTGCATTAGGTACGGCTTTGTTACTTGCATCTTGTACTGATCTGGATGTAGATATTAAATCTCAATACACCGAATTTCCCACTACAGAGCGCGCTGCCGAAGCGATCTCGGCAGATGTATATGCTGCCTATCGAAGTGCCTTGGGCAACAATCATTGGATGGTGCAAACGATATCATCTGATGAAGCCGTGAGTCTGGCCATCGGTACAGATTACTACGATGGTGGCCGCTTTCGCGAATTGCATGTGCACAATTGGACGGCGGATAATGCGCTTTTGCCAGGTATCTGGAATGGCGCCATGTCTGGCATCAACCTCGCCAATAATGTTCTCGCTATCTTCAATGATGACGAGGGCGAGAGCGCCGCACCGATGCGTGCCATGCGCGCGTACTTCTATTTTATCCTGATGGACAACTTTGGCGCTGCGCCGCTTATCGTATCGAAGGTAGACCAGATCCCAGAACGAACTTCACGTGCCGAGATTTGCCAATTTATCGAATCCGAATTGTTAGCAGTACGTGAGCGTTTGCCGGTTGCCGTTTCTGCAGCTACCTATGGTAAAGCAACGCGCCATATGGCAGATGCATTGTTGGCGAAGCTGTACCTCAATTGGAGCGTGTATACGGCGGGCGATGTCGCGACCTATACTCCTGCAATGACGAATGAAAAACTAAATGAAGTCGTGGCTTTTTGTGATGAAATCATTCAATCCGGACAGTTTAATCTTAGCAGCCATCGCTTTTTGGAGAAGTTTAGACCAGATAATGGTCCGCAGATTCGAGACTTTATATTCGCCATGCCTTATGATCGGGAGAAACAGCAGGGAATGACTTATGCTCGTTTCTGGATTCACCGTAGTAGTCAAAATCAATTTGCTCCGCTGCCGCAAAGTGTGGGGGGAACGTTACGCGTATTGCCCACGTTCCTAGAAAAATTTAATCTTCCAGGTGATGAACGCAATGCTTCGTATATGGGTGGTTTGCAATATTACTGGTCAGATTACGCGCCCGATCTTAGTCGACCATTCTTAATCAGAACGTCCAAACGAGGTATCGATCAGGATTATACGGGTGCAGATGCGGATGCCGTGTTTAACTGGCATATGGAAACGACCAAAGAGATAAAATTGCGCCCTGATGGTGGACCAACCCTAAATGCGGGTAATGACCAGAAGGGGAGATCTATGGGATATCGTTCTGTGAAATTCTATATGGATGTCAATGTGACGGCTGCAAATCAGCGAAGCCAAAGTAACGATGTACCGATCTTTCGCTATGCTGATGTCTTACTGATGAAAGCAGAAGCGATTCTTCGTGGTGCTGCGCCAACACAAGGGCAAACAGCGCAATCGCTGATTAATGAGATCCGTACTTATGTGAAAGCACCAAATCTGACACAACAGCCTACACTGACTGACTTGTTAGACGAGCGCGCACGCGAATTTGCAGATGAATCGTGGCGCAGAAATGACCTGATTCGCTTTGGTGTGTTTGAGCAAGATTGGGGCTTCAAGTCGCTTTACACAGCAGGCTACAGTGAAAACTTCCGTAGAATATTTCCTATTCCGCGTCCGGTAATGGAGGTCAATACCAATTGGACACAAAATAATGGATACTAG
- a CDS encoding SusC/RagA family TonB-linked outer membrane protein, which translates to MSHHLHTFQKVMVLFVLLGATIGRSHAQQVQVRGGTQNESGGFLSGVGIDAVHTEDGLSYTTTSNNQGLFSFSGLPTGGPYHFIFNSLGFEPDTLRGYYIRSGEVLALSIKMRPVTTAIEEVVIGYGRISRKDVTSSITTIEAENMNVGVLTSPAQMLQGKVPGLTISTNNSNPNATPSVSLRGASTLRTGEAMEPYYVIDGVPGASLALVAPDDIASINVLRDASATAIYGSKAANGVIIVSTKRGKAGQTGVSYNGYVALDKVARRYEMMNGPQYRRFVEENNFSIEPTDDLGADTDWQREVERTGVSNNHNISLLGATERTQYNASINTFQNNGVIKGTDMGRQIARGFVQTKALSDRLTASFNVNASITKQNDVLALGDGLSVYDAMYYYLPVSPVRQEDGSWFEKTDRSQYVNPVSLIEENANFTKTKVLQTHARLGYEILSGLTYNLDLSMQNRQFNPSQYYTSKSMAARNQNGRSIRAAVEDERKVMEMNFNYEKTFGDKHKLNALAGYSWEENNNNDGFQLTTSDYYDDGLGYYNPGMANVVDLLGFGNYYLSTLRMISFYGRLNYTYNSKYIFQATVRRDGSSAFGENNRWATFPSISAAWRLSEESFIQDLGVFNDLKLRAGYGVSGNSLGFDVFTARRVYGATSSFYTDANGRDLRTLAALRNANPDLRWERTGMLNLGLDFAILDNRLSGTLEYYTKNTTDLIYDYAVSTTKYLYSSLTANVGEINNRGVELTLNFAPLRTGSLRWNTDIVASHNRNEVTRISNQEFSTAYIDLANLGGAGQSNAFQQRLMEGAPIGQFYTWEWAGYNEEGISTFYERDAQSGERTGNTTITPVNKDRAMTGTAQPRYTLGWNNNFQYRGFALTGMFQGVFGHQIMNATRARHSNVVGNAGQKNVLASVFETERMTDINAHYLSDRYLENGDYLRLAYLTLAYQIPTSGTSIKNLRVYATVNNVFTLTGYKGVDPEVDLGGLMPGIDNRQTYPRTRTWMFGLNFNL; encoded by the coding sequence ATGTCACACCATTTGCACACTTTTCAAAAAGTCATGGTACTTTTTGTTCTCCTAGGCGCGACGATCGGTCGAAGCCACGCCCAACAAGTACAAGTACGGGGCGGTACACAAAATGAGTCTGGAGGTTTCTTATCCGGCGTTGGGATCGATGCGGTTCATACCGAAGACGGCTTGAGTTACACGACCACTTCTAACAATCAAGGATTGTTTTCATTCAGTGGTTTGCCGACGGGAGGGCCATACCACTTTATATTCAATTCACTGGGTTTTGAGCCTGACACCTTACGCGGCTACTATATAAGATCGGGCGAGGTGCTGGCACTCAGCATCAAGATGCGTCCGGTAACTACTGCAATAGAGGAAGTGGTGATTGGTTACGGAAGAATTTCCCGTAAGGATGTGACGAGTTCGATCACGACCATCGAAGCGGAAAATATGAATGTCGGTGTGTTGACCTCGCCTGCGCAAATGTTGCAGGGCAAAGTTCCGGGCTTAACTATTTCTACCAATAACAGTAACCCAAATGCGACGCCTTCGGTGAGTTTGCGGGGAGCATCTACCTTACGGACTGGCGAAGCCATGGAGCCGTATTATGTGATCGACGGTGTTCCGGGCGCTTCACTGGCGCTAGTAGCACCAGATGATATTGCGAGTATCAATGTACTTAGAGATGCATCTGCAACCGCTATCTATGGTTCGAAAGCAGCCAATGGCGTTATTATCGTGAGCACCAAACGTGGCAAAGCCGGACAAACGGGCGTTTCGTACAATGGCTATGTGGCGCTGGATAAAGTGGCGCGCCGCTATGAAATGATGAATGGCCCGCAGTACCGTCGATTTGTCGAAGAAAACAACTTTAGCATAGAACCAACGGACGATCTCGGTGCCGATACAGATTGGCAACGAGAAGTAGAGCGCACCGGCGTGTCCAACAATCACAACATTTCTCTACTAGGTGCTACCGAGCGTACCCAATACAACGCCAGCATCAATACCTTTCAGAATAATGGGGTGATAAAAGGTACTGACATGGGGCGGCAGATCGCTCGCGGTTTCGTACAGACCAAAGCGCTGAGTGATCGACTAACCGCTTCATTCAATGTCAATGCCAGTATTACCAAGCAAAATGATGTGCTTGCGCTTGGCGACGGGCTGAGCGTGTACGACGCCATGTATTACTATTTGCCAGTTTCGCCCGTTAGGCAGGAAGATGGATCGTGGTTTGAGAAGACAGACCGCTCTCAATACGTAAACCCGGTATCCTTGATCGAAGAAAATGCAAATTTTACAAAAACCAAGGTATTGCAGACACACGCGCGTTTGGGCTATGAGATACTGTCGGGCTTGACCTACAATTTGGATCTGTCGATGCAAAACCGACAGTTCAACCCCTCGCAGTATTACACCAGCAAATCCATGGCAGCGCGTAATCAAAATGGCCGTTCTATCCGCGCCGCAGTGGAAGACGAGCGTAAAGTAATGGAGATGAACTTTAACTACGAGAAGACATTTGGCGACAAGCATAAGCTGAATGCACTAGCCGGTTATTCTTGGGAAGAAAACAATAATAATGACGGTTTTCAACTCACTACATCCGATTACTATGATGATGGCTTAGGATATTACAATCCCGGAATGGCCAATGTGGTCGACTTGCTTGGATTCGGTAATTATTACCTGTCCACCTTACGCATGATCTCTTTTTATGGTCGATTGAATTATACGTATAACAGCAAGTACATCTTTCAGGCAACGGTACGTCGCGATGGTTCTTCTGCATTTGGTGAGAACAATCGCTGGGCAACATTTCCATCCATCTCTGCTGCATGGCGCCTGTCAGAAGAAAGCTTCATCCAGGATTTGGGTGTTTTCAACGATTTGAAACTACGTGCTGGTTATGGCGTGAGTGGCAATTCATTAGGATTTGATGTGTTTACAGCGCGCCGTGTATATGGAGCTACATCAAGCTTCTACACGGACGCCAACGGGCGCGACTTACGGACTTTGGCCGCTTTACGCAATGCAAATCCTGATTTAAGATGGGAACGTACAGGGATGCTCAATCTAGGTTTGGATTTTGCCATCTTGGATAATAGGCTAAGTGGTACCTTGGAATACTACACCAAAAATACGACTGACTTAATTTATGATTATGCGGTATCCACTACAAAATACCTGTATAGTTCCTTAACGGCGAATGTGGGCGAGATCAACAATCGCGGTGTAGAGCTTACCTTAAACTTTGCGCCACTGCGTACAGGAAGCCTACGATGGAACACCGATATCGTAGCTTCGCATAATAGAAATGAGGTAACTCGTATATCGAATCAAGAGTTTTCGACGGCATATATCGACCTGGCAAATCTGGGCGGTGCCGGACAAAGTAATGCGTTTCAACAGCGCTTGATGGAAGGGGCACCTATTGGACAATTCTATACTTGGGAGTGGGCTGGCTACAATGAAGAAGGCATTTCCACATTCTACGAGCGCGATGCACAAAGTGGTGAGCGCACAGGTAATACCACCATTACGCCAGTAAATAAAGATCGTGCAATGACTGGTACGGCACAACCACGCTATACCTTGGGTTGGAACAATAATTTTCAATACCGCGGTTTTGCGTTAACTGGTATGTTTCAAGGCGTATTTGGTCATCAGATCATGAATGCTACACGTGCTCGCCATTCTAATGTGGTCGGTAATGCGGGGCAAAAAAATGTCTTGGCTAGCGTGTTTGAAACCGAACGGATGACAGATATCAATGCCCATTATCTATCTGATCGCTATTTGGAGAACGGTGATTACCTACGTTTGGCTTACTTGACGTTGGCTTATCAAATTCCTACCAGTGGCACTTCAATCAAAAACCTGCGCGTATATGCTACTGTAAATAATGTATTCACACTCACCGGATATAAGGGTGTAGATCCTGAAGTGGATCTAGGCGGTTTGATGCCCGGTATCGATAATCGCCAAACTTATCCGCGTACTCGCACCTGGATGTTTGGTCTAAACTTTAACTTATAA